The genomic segment AAGAACAATCTGCAAAACGAGCGGCTGACCTTCCACGTCGCCAAGGAGAACGATATTTGGCTGCACGTCAAGGCCTCCGCAGGCTCGCACGTCGTCGTTCTCACCGAGGGCAAGCCCCTCCCCGACCACGTGTTGGAGACGGCCGCCGAGATAGCCGCCTACTACTCCGACCAAAAAGAGGGCGGCAAAGTCGCGGTGGACTACGCCCCCCGCCGCTACGTCAAGCACCACCCCGCAAAGAAGAGCGGCTTGGTCGTATACACCGACTACCAAACGATAACGGTAACCCCGAAAGGACACAAAGAGTATGAAACAAACTAATCGCCAAAAGAAACACGAGCGCAACGTGGCCGTGGCCACCTTGGGCATCTCCCTCGCGCTCATCGTAGCCCTGCACGCCTTGGCCGAAGGCTTCGCCAAGTTGGGACTGTTCAGCCTGGCTTTGGGCATCATTCCCGTCCTCGCCGTCTCCCAACTGAAAGATTGGCGATACGGCCTTATATTGGGCGCCTTCTTCGGCGTGGTCAGCCTATTGACCGCCGTCATCAAAGGCTACGCGGGGCTTCCCGTATGGCACAATATGCTCAACCCCCTCATCACCGTATTGCCCCGCGCCGTCGTGGGGTTGGCCTGTTCGCTCCTCTCCGCCCTCGCCGCACTCGTGATGAAGCGCATAGACGCCCGCCACGCTTTGACCGTGACCGAGGCACCCATAGCCGCCGACGGCGTTGCCGACAGCGAAGCGCAAGCGGAAGAGAACGCTTTGACGGAACAAGCGCCCCAAGCGGAAGAGAACGCCGTAGCGGCACAAGCGACCGAAGCGCCCGCCACGACCGAGGATGCCGTCACCTCGGCGGAGACTTCTTCGATTTTTGCACCCGACCAACCCGACCCCGTGCCATCGCGCGTCAGCGCCCGCAAGGTGGGCAAGGTCACGGTGGAGTATCTCGTCCACGCGGTCATCACCTTCATCGGCGTCATTCTCAACGCGGTCGGCTTCTTGGGAATGCTGCTCGTCTTCGCCCGCGGGGAGCAACTCAACGGCGCAGACTTCAACCTCTTGTACGTCCTCGAGTTCGTCGTCGGCACCAATACCCTCATCGAAGCCATCGTCTTCACCGTGCTCGTTCCCGCCATCGTAGTAGCCCTCAAACGCGCCAAGGTATTCGCCGTTCGTTAGATTTATACGGAAAACTTATCACAAATCATTGACAAACGCCATGATTTTGCATAAAATATATACTGCACGCGTTCGTTTCCCCGTTTCGTTTACGGCGCGTGCCTACAGACCGTGCGGATATGGCGGAATTGGTAGACGCGTTAGATTCAGGTTCTAATGGGGGCAACTTCATACAGGTTCAAGTCCTGCTATCCGCACCAAAAAACCTACACGAAAGTGCTGTTCCATTAGGGATTTTATGAAAAACTAAAATTCGATGGTAATTGCACTTTCGAGCGGTCAACAAAAAGGATTTGGAGATAATTCCAAGTCCTTTTTGCTATTTGGACGTTTTTTCAAGTTGGGCACGACTTGATTGTTGGGACAAATTATGCTATAGTTTTGGTATGATTATTTATGCTACGAAACAAACGATAGAAAGATACAGGATAGTATTGCCGCAAGATATGCATTCTCCGATCAGAGAGATGGCGCTTGCCGCCGTGCAAAAAGAAAGCGGAGACAGACTTTTGGAATGGGGTGCAAAACTTTTTTATTTCGACCGCAGAAAATGTCTTCAAGTGGTAAACTTTGCTTCAAAATTGACGCTGTTTTTGTTCGATGTCAAAGTCGATGATCTCTCGGGAGTCGGAAACGCTATCGCGCAGTATTTGTTGGATATCTATAGTAATAATGCCACGATGACGAAACTGTTGAAAAGGTTTTTTGACGATTATCCCGTTGTAGCGTTTGATCGGCTGGCGGATAAAAGAGCGATCGCTACGCTCAATCATACGCAGTTGACGTTTGCCGATGACGGCTATCGGTTTTTTGATTTTATCGAAAATAATGTTTTGCAAACAAAAAAGATCAATAAAAAAGTCAACTTCGACTGGATATTCACCGAAAAAATAGACGGCAAAACGGATTATTTCTATAGCGGAGAGAAATTTGAGCAACTATTGAAAGAGCGATACAAATAATACGCCGATTTCTCTTATAAAAATTATCGAAAAATCCGTACAATTTCGTTTTTTGCAATTG from the Clostridia bacterium genome contains:
- a CDS encoding ECF transporter S component; this encodes MKQTNRQKKHERNVAVATLGISLALIVALHALAEGFAKLGLFSLALGIIPVLAVSQLKDWRYGLILGAFFGVVSLLTAVIKGYAGLPVWHNMLNPLITVLPRAVVGLACSLLSALAALVMKRIDARHALTVTEAPIAADGVADSEAQAEENALTEQAPQAEENAVAAQATEAPATTEDAVTSAETSSIFAPDQPDPVPSRVSARKVGKVTVEYLVHAVITFIGVILNAVGFLGMLLVFARGEQLNGADFNLLYVLEFVVGTNTLIEAIVFTVLVPAIVVALKRAKVFAVR